A genomic segment from uncultured Erythrobacter sp. encodes:
- a CDS encoding TonB-dependent receptor, translating into MIIRSDSPMRLALLLSAAILPFAAPAQAAEIADSSDVAPDSAEDQSAEPIIVTAARTNLPVTALPLTAEVIDRETLERQLQISGSVVDAVAALTPSFSPSRQKLTGQGETLRGRSPLFAIDGIPQTAPLRDGSRDGFTIDPFFIDRVELILGSNALQGIGGTGGVINQVTVSAPAEDGWSARTILQGTAESGFRSDGFGGKVGALIANRSGAFDVVVGAAYERRGVFRDGEQRRIAPDGTQGDLMDSDSLSFFAKAGVELGEGVRLEAMGQRFRLQGDGDLIAVNGNRATGLPSTGAAGIVPGEAPENLAESLALTLTADDLAGGALRVRGFWNRTADIYGGGTFADFQDPAIAPVGTLFDQSQNISRKWGVNASWERAFGPLNIVAGIDLLNDSTVQKLAATDRAWVPPTDYRSIAPFGQANLALWDGKVRLAGGLRWENVEIDIPDYQTLWFYGPQQVGGGTPSFDRVLPNGGIVIEPTPGIRAYASYAQGYTVPDVGRITRAIRTPNVDLDTFLDIAPVVADNREIGIEVNRGPIEASATYYWSDSDEGQLLVLVGDVFEVQRQRIEIEGLELNLTTATPIPGLRLGVGYAHINGRVDTNGDGVVNADLDGANIGPDRLNLSADWALGPVNLRLQSRTHFSKRFDGGDPRNDFGGFHLLDGAVSVATDFGSFTLAGQNVLDRQYIDYNSDTQRPTDNLRFFAGRGRTVTLGWLGSF; encoded by the coding sequence ATGATTATCAGGAGCGATTCCCCGATGCGCCTTGCACTGCTGCTGTCTGCGGCCATTCTCCCCTTCGCCGCGCCCGCTCAGGCCGCGGAGATTGCTGACTCGTCTGACGTGGCCCCGGACAGCGCCGAGGATCAATCCGCCGAGCCGATCATCGTCACCGCTGCGCGCACGAATCTGCCGGTCACCGCCTTGCCTCTTACAGCCGAGGTGATCGACCGCGAAACGCTAGAACGGCAGCTCCAGATCTCTGGCTCGGTGGTGGACGCGGTCGCCGCGCTCACCCCCAGCTTCTCGCCATCGCGCCAGAAACTGACCGGGCAGGGCGAGACCCTGCGCGGTCGCTCGCCGCTGTTCGCGATCGACGGCATCCCCCAGACGGCACCATTGCGCGATGGATCGCGTGACGGGTTCACCATCGATCCCTTCTTTATTGATCGGGTCGAACTGATCCTCGGTTCCAACGCGCTGCAAGGCATCGGCGGAACGGGCGGGGTGATCAATCAGGTCACCGTCTCCGCCCCCGCCGAAGACGGCTGGAGCGCCCGCACGATCCTGCAAGGCACTGCCGAAAGCGGTTTCCGCAGCGATGGCTTCGGCGGCAAGGTCGGCGCGCTGATCGCCAACCGGTCGGGCGCGTTCGATGTTGTGGTGGGCGCGGCTTATGAACGACGCGGCGTGTTCCGCGACGGCGAGCAGCGCCGGATTGCGCCGGATGGCACGCAGGGCGACTTGATGGATTCGGATAGCCTGAGCTTCTTCGCCAAGGCTGGCGTGGAACTCGGCGAAGGCGTCAGGCTCGAAGCGATGGGCCAGCGCTTCCGCTTGCAGGGTGATGGCGATCTGATCGCTGTGAACGGCAACCGCGCCACCGGCCTGCCTTCCACAGGTGCGGCAGGGATCGTCCCCGGGGAAGCGCCCGAGAACCTCGCCGAAAGTCTTGCGCTGACGCTGACCGCCGATGATCTCGCCGGCGGCGCGCTGCGGGTGCGTGGTTTCTGGAACCGCACCGCCGATATCTACGGCGGCGGCACCTTCGCCGATTTTCAGGACCCGGCCATCGCCCCGGTCGGCACCCTGTTCGACCAGTCGCAGAACATCAGCCGCAAGTGGGGCGTCAACGCCAGCTGGGAGCGCGCCTTCGGCCCGCTCAACATCGTGGCCGGGATCGACCTGCTCAACGATTCCACCGTTCAGAAACTCGCCGCGACCGACCGCGCGTGGGTGCCGCCGACCGACTACCGCTCCATCGCGCCGTTCGGCCAGGCCAACCTCGCATTGTGGGACGGCAAGGTCCGACTGGCGGGTGGTCTGCGCTGGGAGAATGTCGAAATCGACATTCCCGATTATCAGACCCTGTGGTTCTACGGCCCGCAGCAGGTCGGCGGCGGTACGCCCAGCTTTGACCGGGTGCTGCCCAACGGCGGGATCGTGATCGAGCCGACGCCCGGCATCCGCGCCTATGCCAGCTATGCGCAGGGTTACACCGTGCCCGATGTCGGCCGCATCACTCGCGCGATCCGCACCCCGAATGTCGACCTCGATACCTTCCTCGATATTGCGCCGGTGGTGGCCGATAACCGCGAAATCGGAATCGAGGTCAATCGCGGGCCGATCGAGGCGAGCGCGACCTATTACTGGTCGGACAGTGACGAGGGCCAGCTTCTGGTTCTGGTCGGCGATGTGTTCGAAGTGCAACGTCAGCGGATCGAGATTGAGGGGCTGGAACTGAACCTCACCACCGCTACGCCGATCCCCGGCCTGCGGCTTGGCGTAGGTTATGCGCATATCAATGGCCGGGTCGACACCAATGGAGACGGGGTGGTCAATGCTGATCTCGACGGAGCCAATATCGGGCCTGACCGGCTCAACCTGTCGGCGGACTGGGCGCTGGGGCCGGTCAATCTGCGCCTGCAATCGCGCACCCATTTCTCCAAGCGGTTTGACGGCGGCGATCCGCGCAATGACTTCGGAGGCTTCCACTTGCTCGACGGCGCGGTCAGCGTGGCGACCGATTTCGGCAGCTTCACGCTCGCGGGGCAGAATGTGCTCGACCGGCAGTATATTGACTACAACTCCGACACCCAGCGCCCGACCGATAACCTGCGCTTCTTTGCCGGGCGCGGGCGGACAGTGACGCTTGGCTGGCTCGGCAGCTTCTGA